One segment of Caldalkalibacillus thermarum DNA contains the following:
- the argS gene encoding arginine--tRNA ligase yields MKKQVVKLLKPLLDLDEQQIFSVLETPPSREQGDLAFPCFQLAKHFKKSPALIAGELAGKLSAANLAAAGFSKVEAAGPYLNFFFDRQQLAEQVLASSVRDQLADYQIGANKTVVVEYSSPNIAKHFKLYHIRSTMIGQALANTYAALGYQVERMNHLGDWGTQFGKLLAAYFKWGDDEKIKADPLTELVHLYVKFHEEAEKNPELEEEGRLWFKKLEDGDEQAVRLWQWFKEESLKEFEKIYRLLGVTFDHYLGESYYGEKMEEVIEELQAKGLLEESEGALVVRLDDYNIPPCIIKKSDGASIYATRDIAAALYRYERFNPEKILYVVDQRQSLHFQQVFAVLERMGYEFAKRCHHIDFGVMKIEGEIGSTRKGKGVLLNEVLEQAIKKAEEIINQKNPTLPNKAEVAKAVGIGAIVFNDLKQHRTREVNFKWDEAFNFEGKTGPYVQYTHARICSLLRRAGDMEIKPVPHPFYEQPLVWEIIYTLYQYPSVLVETVKKDDPSQIAKYLLDLCQLFNRFYAEERIFVDDQDEQRAKLALCRKIALVLRHGLSMLTIEAPEEI; encoded by the coding sequence ATGAAAAAACAAGTTGTCAAGCTCTTAAAACCGCTTCTTGATTTAGATGAGCAACAGATTTTCTCCGTGCTGGAGACGCCCCCTTCCAGAGAGCAGGGAGATCTCGCTTTTCCCTGTTTTCAATTGGCTAAACACTTCAAAAAGTCACCAGCCCTGATTGCAGGAGAATTGGCCGGCAAACTGTCAGCAGCAAACCTGGCTGCAGCAGGTTTTTCAAAAGTGGAAGCAGCAGGTCCTTACCTCAATTTCTTTTTCGACCGTCAGCAGCTGGCTGAACAAGTGCTGGCCTCAAGTGTCAGGGATCAACTGGCCGATTATCAAATCGGGGCCAACAAAACCGTGGTGGTTGAGTATTCCTCTCCCAATATTGCCAAACATTTTAAACTCTACCACATCCGTTCAACCATGATTGGCCAGGCCCTGGCCAATACCTATGCTGCGCTGGGCTACCAAGTGGAGCGTATGAATCATCTCGGGGACTGGGGAACCCAGTTTGGCAAGCTTTTAGCCGCCTATTTTAAATGGGGTGACGATGAAAAAATCAAGGCTGATCCCCTCACGGAACTGGTACATCTTTATGTGAAGTTTCATGAAGAGGCGGAAAAAAATCCCGAGTTGGAAGAAGAAGGGCGGCTCTGGTTTAAAAAGCTTGAAGACGGCGATGAGCAAGCTGTCCGTCTCTGGCAATGGTTTAAAGAGGAGAGCTTAAAAGAATTTGAAAAGATTTACCGTTTGCTGGGCGTCACTTTTGACCACTATCTGGGAGAAAGTTATTACGGGGAAAAAATGGAGGAAGTTATAGAAGAGCTCCAAGCTAAAGGGTTGCTGGAAGAGAGTGAAGGGGCGCTGGTGGTGCGCCTGGATGATTACAATATTCCCCCTTGCATTATTAAAAAGAGTGACGGGGCTTCCATTTATGCCACCAGGGATATCGCAGCAGCCCTGTACCGCTACGAGCGCTTCAATCCGGAGAAAATTTTATATGTGGTCGATCAGCGTCAATCCCTCCATTTCCAACAAGTGTTTGCCGTTTTGGAGCGGATGGGCTATGAGTTCGCCAAGCGCTGCCATCACATCGACTTCGGGGTTATGAAAATTGAGGGGGAAATTGGTTCCACCCGCAAGGGCAAAGGCGTGCTGCTCAACGAAGTCCTTGAGCAAGCCATCAAGAAAGCGGAAGAGATTATTAACCAAAAGAACCCCACCCTGCCCAACAAAGCTGAAGTTGCCAAAGCGGTTGGCATCGGTGCCATTGTCTTTAACGATCTCAAGCAGCACCGTACCCGTGAAGTAAACTTTAAATGGGACGAGGCCTTCAATTTTGAAGGAAAAACGGGGCCCTATGTCCAGTACACCCATGCAAGAATTTGCAGCCTGTTGCGCCGTGCAGGGGATATGGAGATCAAACCTGTCCCCCATCCCTTCTATGAACAACCCTTAGTATGGGAAATTATCTATACATTGTATCAATATCCCTCTGTCTTGGTGGAAACAGTGAAAAAAGATGACCCCTCCCAGATCGCCAAGTACCTGCTGGATCTCTGTCAGCTGTTTAACCGCTTCTATGCCGAAGAACGCATTTTTGTGGATGATCAGGACGAACAGCGGGCCAAACTCGCTCTGTGCCGCAAAATTGCCCTTGTTCTCAGACACGGCTTGTCTATGCTGACCATCGAGGCCCCTGAGGAAATTTGA
- a CDS encoding YlmC/YmxH family sporulation protein, whose product MIKISELQTKDVVNIADGKNLGAVYDLEINLQHGRIDAIICPGPGKFFGLFSNGKDIVIPWRNIIKIGSDVILVKLDSSQYDLEEEKEGQASNPEPPVYRPYSQP is encoded by the coding sequence ATGATTAAGATATCTGAACTGCAAACCAAGGATGTGGTGAATATTGCAGATGGAAAAAATTTAGGAGCTGTGTATGATTTGGAGATCAATTTGCAACATGGGCGAATCGATGCCATTATTTGTCCTGGCCCCGGAAAGTTTTTCGGGTTGTTTTCCAATGGGAAAGACATTGTCATCCCCTGGCGTAACATTATAAAGATAGGCAGTGATGTGATCCTGGTGAAGCTGGATTCCTCCCAATATGACTTAGAGGAAGAAAAGGAAGGCCAAGCCTCTAACCCTGAACCCCCAGTTTACCGCCCGTATTCCCAGCCATAA
- the sigG gene encoding RNA polymerase sporulation sigma factor SigG, translating into MSRHKVEICGVDTSKLPVLTNKEMRELFKQMQNGDYSAREKLINGNLRLVLSVIQRFNNRGEYVDDLFQVGCIGLMKSIDNFDLSQNVKFSTYAVPMIIGEIRRYLRDNNPIRVSRSLRDIAYKALQVRDQLTNEHSREPTVQEISEVLNVPKEDVVFALDAIQDPVSLFEPIYHDGGDPIFVMDQISDDKNKDYQWVEEIALKEAIHRLNEREKAILSMRFFEGKTQMEVANEIGISQAQVSRLEKAAIAQMQKYVQVNL; encoded by the coding sequence ATGAGCAGACACAAAGTTGAGATATGTGGAGTGGATACCTCTAAACTGCCTGTACTGACTAACAAAGAAATGAGGGAACTGTTTAAGCAAATGCAAAACGGGGATTACTCAGCCCGGGAAAAACTGATTAACGGCAATTTGCGCCTTGTTTTAAGCGTGATCCAGCGTTTTAACAACCGGGGGGAATATGTGGATGATCTGTTTCAAGTCGGTTGTATCGGACTGATGAAGTCGATTGATAATTTTGATCTCAGTCAAAACGTGAAGTTTTCCACTTATGCTGTTCCGATGATTATTGGTGAAATCCGCCGCTATCTGCGTGACAACAATCCCATCCGTGTCTCCCGTTCGTTGCGGGATATTGCCTATAAAGCACTGCAGGTGCGGGATCAGCTCACCAATGAGCATTCCCGAGAGCCCACAGTACAAGAAATTTCAGAAGTATTAAACGTTCCTAAGGAAGATGTGGTCTTTGCCCTAGATGCGATACAAGATCCTGTCTCTTTGTTTGAGCCGATATACCATGACGGGGGAGATCCCATTTTCGTTATGGACCAAATCAGTGATGACAAAAACAAAGATTATCAGTGGGTGGAGGAAATTGCCCTTAAGGAAGCGATCCACCGGCTGAATGAAAGGGAAAAGGCCATATTATCCATGCGCTTTTTTGAAGGAAAAACACAGATGGAAGTGGCCAATGAAATTGGCATCTCCCAGGCCCAAGTGTCACGTTTGGAAAAAGCAGCGATTGCCCAAATGCAAAAATACGTGCAGGTGAATTTGTAA
- the sigE gene encoding RNA polymerase sporulation sigma factor SigE — translation MLITKIKMTLMLFWYRLLLFLGIKAEEIYYIGGSEALPPPLTRDEEEHLLSKLSTGDRAVRAMLIERNLRLVVYIARKFENTGINIEDLISIGTIGLIKAVNTFDPDKKIKLATYASRCIENEILMFLRRNNKIRAEVSFDEPLNVDWDGNELLLSDVLGTDNDTIHRGIEEEVEKKLLHKALHKLSEREKTIMELRFGLRDGEEKTQKDVADMLGISQSYISRLEKRIIKRLRKEFKKMM, via the coding sequence ATGCTGATAACAAAAATTAAAATGACCTTGATGCTGTTTTGGTATCGTTTGCTGTTGTTTTTGGGGATTAAAGCCGAAGAGATCTACTATATTGGAGGAAGCGAAGCCTTGCCTCCACCGTTGACCCGTGATGAAGAAGAGCACTTATTATCCAAATTATCGACTGGAGACCGGGCTGTACGGGCCATGCTGATTGAGCGTAATCTGCGCTTGGTGGTTTACATTGCCCGCAAGTTTGAAAATACGGGAATCAATATCGAAGACTTAATCAGCATAGGCACCATCGGCCTGATTAAGGCGGTCAACACCTTTGATCCGGATAAAAAAATTAAGTTGGCCACCTATGCATCCCGTTGCATTGAAAATGAAATTTTGATGTTCCTGAGGCGGAATAACAAGATCAGAGCTGAAGTTTCATTTGACGAACCGCTCAATGTGGATTGGGACGGCAATGAGCTTCTATTGTCTGATGTGCTGGGGACCGACAATGATACCATCCATCGCGGTATTGAGGAAGAAGTGGAAAAGAAATTGTTGCACAAAGCCCTGCACAAATTATCCGAAAGGGAAAAAACAATTATGGAATTGCGCTTTGGTCTAAGAGACGGAGAAGAGAAAACACAAAAAGACGTGGCTGATATGTTGGGGATTTCCCAATCTTACATTTCCAGGCTGGAAAAGCGTATTATTAAGCGGTTGCGGAAAGAATTTAAAAAAATGATGTGA
- a CDS encoding YggS family pyridoxal phosphate-dependent enzyme, whose product MSIYDRWLKVRDNIERACAKSGRRPEEITVVAVTKYMSLEQMQEVFDAGLEHVGENKAQDALKKWEQLGHRGTWHFIGHLQSNKVKYVIDKFRYIHSLDRHSLAKEIEKRASRHGLSIPCFIQVNVSGEASKHGLHPEEVESFIEDLVEFKHIIPIGLMTMAPHVEDPEQTRPVFARLKELQLRLQGKKYPHAPLTELSMGMSNDYTIAVEEGATYLRLGSCLMGR is encoded by the coding sequence TTGAGTATTTATGATCGATGGTTAAAAGTGAGGGACAATATTGAGCGAGCCTGTGCCAAGAGCGGCCGCCGCCCGGAAGAGATTACTGTGGTGGCGGTCACTAAATATATGTCCCTCGAACAGATGCAAGAGGTTTTTGACGCTGGCCTCGAACATGTAGGTGAGAATAAAGCACAGGATGCGCTTAAAAAATGGGAACAATTGGGTCACCGGGGGACCTGGCATTTCATTGGCCATTTGCAATCCAATAAGGTGAAATATGTGATTGATAAATTCCGTTACATTCACTCCTTGGACAGGCATTCTTTAGCCAAAGAAATTGAAAAAAGGGCGTCCAGGCACGGACTCTCCATCCCTTGTTTCATTCAAGTTAATGTTTCTGGAGAAGCATCAAAGCACGGGCTTCACCCGGAAGAGGTGGAAAGCTTCATTGAGGATTTGGTTGAGTTTAAGCACATTATCCCCATTGGCTTAATGACCATGGCGCCGCATGTGGAGGACCCTGAACAAACCCGGCCTGTTTTTGCCCGGTTGAAGGAATTGCAACTTCGTTTACAAGGCAAAAAGTATCCCCATGCCCCATTAACCGAATTGTCTATGGGGATGTCCAATGATTACACCATTGCTGTGGAAGAAGGAGCCACTTATCTCCGTTTAGGTTCTTGTTTAATGGGAAGATAA
- the spoIIGA gene encoding sigma-E processing peptidase SpoIIGA, with amino-acid sequence MQLYLDLIWFLNFCIDYLLLWLTAVLRKLECKKWRLALASFLGSSYVLFLFVPPLQSYYTFWIKMLFSVVIVYVAFGFGSMQRFVKSFFTFYFVSFVSGGGLLAVHYILQSNHQLLKGMVATQSGGYGDLISWLFVAVGFPIMYWFSRSQWQSIERTKLKEQVLVQVQVKVGGQHVNCQGLVDTGNQLYEPFTKKPVMIMEAEVLKAVMPRKLLEAVQEGRAVYEWDKLEVPNLWLARLSLIPYRGVGQGMEMMLAFKPDEVTIITSLGCFQTKQVLIGINDQPLAADGLFQAIVHPDLIGSGQKTRTQFREAIKC; translated from the coding sequence ATGCAGCTGTATCTGGACCTGATCTGGTTCTTAAATTTCTGCATTGATTATTTGCTCCTCTGGTTAACGGCCGTCTTACGGAAACTGGAATGTAAAAAATGGAGATTGGCTCTGGCTTCGTTTCTTGGATCCAGTTATGTTTTGTTCCTATTTGTTCCTCCTTTGCAAAGCTATTATACCTTCTGGATTAAAATGCTCTTTTCTGTTGTCATTGTTTATGTTGCCTTTGGATTTGGCAGCATGCAAAGATTTGTCAAATCTTTTTTTACATTTTACTTTGTTTCGTTTGTCAGCGGCGGAGGCCTCTTGGCCGTTCATTATATTTTGCAGAGCAATCACCAGCTGCTAAAGGGCATGGTGGCTACCCAGTCTGGCGGATACGGAGACCTGATTTCCTGGCTATTTGTTGCTGTTGGTTTTCCAATTATGTACTGGTTTAGCCGCAGCCAATGGCAGTCTATTGAACGGACAAAATTAAAGGAACAGGTGCTCGTCCAGGTTCAAGTGAAAGTCGGTGGTCAGCATGTGAACTGTCAAGGGCTAGTAGATACAGGAAACCAGCTGTATGAACCGTTTACAAAAAAACCGGTTATGATCATGGAGGCAGAGGTACTGAAGGCGGTGATGCCCCGCAAGCTGTTAGAGGCAGTTCAGGAAGGCAGGGCGGTATATGAGTGGGATAAGCTTGAGGTTCCCAATCTCTGGCTGGCACGCCTGTCATTGATTCCTTACCGGGGGGTGGGTCAGGGGATGGAGATGATGCTGGCCTTTAAACCGGATGAAGTGACCATTATCACCTCTCTAGGGTGCTTTCAAACCAAGCAGGTCTTAATCGGCATCAATGACCAGCCGCTGGCTGCCGACGGTTTGTTTCAGGCCATCGTTCATCCAGATCTTATTGGTTCGGGTCAAAAGACAAGGACACAGTTCAGGGAGGCGATAAAATGCTGA
- the pgeF gene encoding peptidoglycan editing factor PgeF has translation MTTQEVFAFYTDHFLIPTGWTTDYPWLVAGFTTRKGGVSQFPFSSFNCALHVGDSVQAVLANRQRLVEQLGLTLDDMVCGEQVHGVELYYVRPGDKGRGSRTRESAIPGVDGLYTDYPSILLTSFYADCVPLYFIDVRLRVVGLAHAGWKGTVGQIGPKMVRRWKKQFGSRPQDIKVLIGPSIGGCCYEVDDRVISALEPLKGCFTDEVILPKPNGRYMLDLKQLNHDLLKQAGIPQANIEVSGWCTSCRTDLFFSYRKEQGRTGRLASFIMIK, from the coding sequence ATGACCACTCAGGAGGTTTTCGCTTTTTACACTGACCATTTCTTGATACCAACAGGCTGGACCACAGACTATCCCTGGCTGGTGGCTGGCTTTACCACCCGGAAAGGTGGGGTCAGCCAGTTTCCTTTTTCTTCGTTCAATTGCGCCCTTCATGTGGGAGATTCTGTACAAGCAGTGCTTGCCAACCGCCAGCGTCTGGTTGAACAGCTGGGGTTAACCCTAGACGACATGGTGTGTGGTGAACAAGTGCACGGTGTCGAACTATACTATGTGCGCCCTGGTGATAAAGGGAGGGGCAGCCGCACGCGTGAAAGCGCCATTCCAGGAGTTGACGGGTTGTATACCGACTATCCTTCAATCCTGTTAACTTCTTTTTATGCTGACTGTGTGCCGTTATATTTTATCGATGTTCGTCTTAGGGTGGTCGGGTTGGCCCATGCCGGCTGGAAGGGAACTGTCGGCCAGATCGGCCCCAAAATGGTCAGGCGCTGGAAGAAACAATTTGGAAGCCGTCCCCAAGACATCAAAGTGTTGATTGGGCCGTCTATCGGCGGCTGCTGTTATGAAGTGGATGACCGGGTCATTAGCGCCCTGGAGCCACTGAAGGGCTGTTTCACAGACGAGGTCATTCTTCCTAAACCCAACGGCAGATATATGTTAGATCTGAAACAGCTTAATCATGATTTGTTAAAGCAGGCAGGGATTCCCCAAGCCAATATTGAGGTGTCGGGCTGGTGCACCAGTTGCCGGACGGATTTGTTTTTCTCTTACCGTAAAGAACAAGGCCGAACAGGCCGCCTGGCTAGTTTTATTATGATCAAGTAA
- a CDS encoding YlmH family RNA-binding protein translates to MEQLEQHFRPEERPFVERMAEWAELVRERHHPRLTPFLNPREQLIIRSVVGHAPDVKVKLWGGFQQAERKRAWIIPDYLDVTWDEFQLALLNIKASQWVNVTHRDVLGSLLGLGLKREVVGDILITPETIQVIVVQEMEEYIRLHLTRIGRHQVQAEKADWSALTVPEEEWQAVTAIVSSLRLDVIVAECTRQSRTKAVQLIESGRVKVNWKVEDRPAEVLKEGDTISIKGYGRFLFQEIDRKTRKDKFRIHLGFKK, encoded by the coding sequence ATGGAGCAGCTGGAACAGCATTTCCGTCCTGAAGAGCGCCCCTTTGTGGAACGGATGGCCGAGTGGGCCGAACTTGTCAGAGAGCGCCATCACCCTCGCTTAACCCCTTTTTTAAATCCCAGGGAGCAGCTGATCATTCGCTCCGTAGTGGGACATGCACCGGATGTGAAGGTCAAATTGTGGGGCGGATTTCAGCAGGCAGAGCGTAAAAGGGCATGGATTATTCCCGACTATTTGGATGTCACCTGGGATGAATTTCAGCTGGCATTGCTTAACATTAAAGCCAGTCAGTGGGTAAACGTCACCCATCGGGATGTCCTCGGCTCGCTGTTAGGATTGGGGCTGAAACGGGAGGTTGTGGGTGATATTTTGATCACACCTGAGACCATACAGGTGATTGTAGTCCAGGAAATGGAGGAGTATATCCGGTTGCACCTCACCCGCATCGGACGCCACCAAGTCCAGGCTGAAAAGGCAGATTGGTCGGCTTTAACTGTCCCAGAAGAAGAGTGGCAAGCGGTCACTGCTATTGTCAGTTCCCTGCGTTTGGATGTGATTGTCGCTGAATGCACCCGGCAATCACGGACCAAAGCCGTTCAACTGATCGAATCAGGCAGAGTGAAGGTCAATTGGAAAGTGGAGGACCGTCCCGCAGAAGTGCTTAAAGAGGGTGACACCATTTCCATCAAGGGCTATGGACGCTTTTTATTTCAAGAGATTGACAGAAAAACACGAAAAGATAAATTTCGCATTCACCTCGGCTTTAAAAAATGA
- a CDS encoding DivIVA domain-containing protein: MGLTPLDIHNKEFKRVFRGYDEDEVNEFLDLVIKEFEILIREKKELEEKVAEANEKLSHFNNIEESLSKTIIVAQETADEVKANAKKEAELIIKEAEKNADRIINEALAKSRKIAMEVEELKKQASIFRTRFRTLLEAQLEMLENDDWDKLAKSEYNELEERRVSP; the protein is encoded by the coding sequence ATGGGCTTAACGCCGTTGGACATTCATAATAAAGAATTTAAACGGGTTTTCCGAGGTTATGATGAAGATGAAGTGAATGAGTTTTTGGATTTGGTGATCAAGGAATTTGAGATTTTAATCCGGGAGAAAAAAGAACTAGAAGAAAAAGTGGCTGAAGCGAACGAAAAACTGAGTCACTTCAACAACATTGAAGAAAGCTTGAGCAAAACGATCATCGTTGCTCAGGAAACGGCAGATGAAGTGAAAGCAAATGCCAAAAAAGAGGCTGAATTAATCATTAAAGAAGCAGAGAAAAATGCTGACCGGATTATTAACGAAGCTTTGGCCAAATCCCGTAAAATCGCCATGGAAGTAGAAGAATTAAAAAAACAGGCTTCTATTTTCCGAACCCGTTTCCGCACTTTGTTGGAAGCCCAGCTGGAGATGCTGGAAAATGATGATTGGGACAAGCTGGCCAAAAGCGAGTATAACGAATTGGAAGAGCGGAGGGTATCCCCTTAA
- a CDS encoding YggT family protein has translation MKSFLIEFVNTFFFVYTLMMFIYILMSWIPNLRQSAFGELLGKFVEPILAPFRKIIPPIGFIDISPIVAFIALRFAHNGALALIDMLL, from the coding sequence ATGAAATCCTTTTTGATTGAATTTGTCAACACATTTTTCTTTGTCTATACCCTGATGATGTTTATTTACATTTTGATGTCCTGGATTCCCAATTTACGCCAGTCTGCCTTCGGTGAATTACTAGGCAAGTTTGTGGAGCCCATCCTTGCCCCATTCCGTAAAATTATTCCACCCATCGGTTTTATTGACATTTCTCCTATTGTCGCTTTTATTGCTCTGCGGTTTGCGCATAACGGCGCATTAGCCTTAATTGACATGCTGTTGTAA
- a CDS encoding acyl-CoA thioesterase: MNRERRSMNVSRTVLTKIVLPGDTNNHNTLFGGLLMKYIDEVAAIAAKRHTQRDIVTASIDGVHFHKPILSGHIVTLEAYVSSVGHTSVEVFVKIMTEDFRSNEQTIAATSFLTFVALDEHGKPAPVPEVYPETEEQKFVFKDRHARREARQKKRIETNKLIKALGS, from the coding sequence TTGAACCGCGAACGCCGTTCCATGAATGTCTCCCGCACTGTTCTGACCAAGATTGTTTTGCCTGGAGACACGAATAATCATAATACATTGTTTGGCGGCTTATTGATGAAGTATATTGATGAAGTGGCGGCCATTGCCGCAAAACGCCATACCCAACGGGATATTGTGACAGCATCCATTGACGGGGTTCATTTTCACAAGCCTATTTTAAGCGGGCATATTGTCACCCTTGAAGCATACGTTTCCTCTGTGGGTCACACTTCTGTGGAAGTGTTTGTCAAGATTATGACCGAGGATTTCCGCTCAAACGAACAAACGATAGCGGCCACATCATTTTTAACCTTTGTAGCCCTTGATGAACATGGCAAGCCGGCCCCGGTGCCTGAGGTCTATCCTGAGACAGAGGAGCAAAAGTTTGTGTTCAAGGACCGCCATGCCCGGCGGGAGGCAAGACAGAAGAAGCGTATTGAAACAAATAAACTGATTAAAGCCCTTGGATCATAA